A region of the Arachis hypogaea cultivar Tifrunner chromosome 15, arahy.Tifrunner.gnm2.J5K5, whole genome shotgun sequence genome:
TAATAACCATAAAATAATATACCGATATTCGCATACTCAAAAAATTCTGGGGCATGCATGCCTTCAAGATCCAGAGTCCGCATAAAAGACGGAACGCCAAAGGAATGCTGACTTACAATCGCATCCGCCTCATTTTGTATCGCCGGATTGCTTGCCAAGTCTCCGTCATCATTTTcgtcatcgacttcatagttGGCTTCAAACTCCTTTTCACTGTCATCgttatcttcttcccaatctatatccccAAGCTCATCAACATTGACCTCCTCCCCAACCGCGTCCAACCCCGAATGCTGTtcgaactcaacatacaactctaTCATTGGCATGTGAAACcgggtttgttgataaatacCTAACATCTGCTGCATATTGGCATCGTCAATGATGTgcattatttgaaactgtatcaacccaccaaatacttgtacaGGATTCCTGTATAAAATGTTGCTCACTTTTCGAAATGTGGCTTTGTATGTTATTACAAATCCCATTTTacaactctacaaaactcatggtacatggaatagcaaatgacaacggacattcacaaacaaaaatCACTCCTTCATGTGTGTTTGTTATAATCTCACCATTATAATACACTCACAAATTTGCAATACTTTCCATAACTTCAACCTCACCTAATCCGACTTTTTTGACACACCTAACTGCCAAAAAAACTAAGAACTATGACATATGTGCAAGAAAGAAGAATAGGATGAGTAGAAGTGAAGTGAGGTAAGTTGAACAAATCTTGCTTCGTATTTATAGGCAGGACtcttgattaaaatattttttttaaacaaaacgcAACCTACGTTTTGCATCTTCCAAAAAAAAGCTGAcacaaaaagcaaaaaacaaaacACAAGCTGCGTTTTGTTGCTTCAAAAAAAAATGCTGCCCATCACTAAACGCAGGTTGCGTTTGGGcttaaaccaaaataaaaaaaaatttgaaaaccttATAACAAAACCCAGGCTGCGTTTGTTTTGTtttctgataaaaaaaaaaggagagagtaAAATATAGGTTATGTTTTGAGCTAATACTGTAGCAGTGAAAATTTTGTCCATATACCCATTTTATTGCATAACACCAACATGTTTTCCAGGACAAAAAAAATCAGCCCCAAAATAAACATATCAGCACCCCcaatttatatatatgttattggcGATACAAAATAAGgctaattatggtattttttaatttttgtttaatttatttttaataacaaattttaaatattttaaatttattaatttttatattttaaaattaaatattaattatttaattatttttataagttagacattaatttttaaatatcataacaaacatatttttttaaatatcataccaaacatatctttttaatttctaaaaataaaatatctttttgtaaaaaaattaggTAAACCAAGTTGAAATTTGGAACATGTTTTAATTATACAACTTGCTCGTAGTTTTGCATACTTCAAGAAGACTTAAGCAAGTTTTAGTTAAGGTGATGTAATTATTTTTAGGTAAAGTTAATAGATAAAACATATGAAAACAACTCATTTAGAACGTTAGCTAAAAATTCTTCTTACATTAAAAAAAGCTTAGATATGTCATCATTATCTACAATTGTGAAAACAAAGtaagatttttatataaagtattatTAGGCAACAACCATAAATGGCAAATTATTAAGACGTAACCTAAAGCGGGTGCAACGAGtgaagaaaagatggagagtaTAAAAAAGCATTTCGTTGTGGTGCACGGAGTGTGCCATGGAGCGTGGTGTTGGTACAAGGTGAAGTCGGCGTTGGAGTCTAAGGGGCACAAGGTGACAGCCCTAGACCTAGCCGCATGCGGCATCAACACAAAGCAAATAGAGCAAGTTGAAACCTTTTCGGAGTATTCAGAGCCGCTGTTAGAGCTTCTGGCCTCGCTTGCTCCCAAGGAAATGGTTGTTCTTGTGGGTCATAGCTTTGGAGGAATAAGCATAGCCATGGCAATGGACAAGTTTCCCCACAAGGTAGAATTTGCCGTTTTCGTTTCGGCTTTCATTCCCGATACCATCCACAACCCTTCATATGTCTTACAGAAGGTATGAACTAAATATGATCTCTGCTTGTTTAAAATTTCTTGTAAGAAAAATTGGTTTTGATTTGGATTATTGTGTATAGCACACTGAGAGATATGGAAATAGGGAATCAGACAATGAGAGATCATGGTGTGGAGGCAAAACATTGATGATGCTTGGCCCCAATACCTTGTCTACCATGTTCTATCAACACTCTTCTGCTGAGGtactttcatttttcttaattAGCTTACTTAAAATAACTTATGATGATATGAAAATAATACTTGTAGGATTTGGAGTTAGCAAAGAGCCTAGTAAGGCGAGGGTCACTGTTTTTTGAAGAATTGTCAAAGGCAGAAAATTTCTCCAAGGAGGGATATGGGTCGGTTGAGTGTGCTTATGTTGTGTGTAGCCATGATTTGGCAATTCCAGTGGAATTTCAGCAATGGATGATCCAAAATTCTGGGGTTTCTGAGGTGCGACAAATCAACGGAGCTGATCATATGGTTATGATTTCAAAGCCCCAAGAATTGTCTTCATGTCTCCTTGTCATAGCGGAAAAAGCACAACTCAAGAAGAATATTTTCTAAATGATGCTTCTCTCCATGTATCACCTTCATCTTTTAATGGAATAGTTATATTATTGATTGGCGATGGTAtagagtaaatagtcaaatttatttttaaaatattatttattttttaaattagtttttaaattttttttaattaaatttgtcttttaaagattttaaattagtcaaattaattttttttgtcactttCGTTGTTGACGACAACAAAATTTACTAATATGAACATTAAGTGACACTACAACACATATCTATAGCAGTCCTAATTAACTGTAATATAAtatgtttataaaattatataaaatcaattttagattaaaaaatttcaataccTCAAAATTCTCTTCAATTTAAGattcatttgatataattttaaaaatttattatattaataactaattaaaaccATCAAATATGTATTATTATCAATGTAGTATCATAATTAATGTAtcacattaataaattttaatatggtcaataacaaaaataataaaaaaattaatatgactaatttaaaatttttaaaaaataaatttaattaacttttttaaaaaataaatttaattaattttttttaaaattaatttaaaaaacagatgatattttaaaaataaatttaaccatTTATTCCTCCACTATACATTGCCAATAACTTTTTGATAGAGCGCTAATGCCTTCCTATATTAAATAACACTACCTTTTATCGAGCAACTAATGCggctcattttttttttgtgtctataaaaatgaaaaaaaaaaaaaaaggtaatctACTCAAAtactatgattttttgtatttttaaaattgtggaagatacacaaattaaaaaattcaattttcgtatttcgaattttttaatatttttaatacaaaaaatcaaataatctgattttttttatcctaaattaaacaatattatatttaaaattaacgcACCAaccatttataatttaaaaaaataccattatcaacttaatataaaaaaatgaaaagtaacCTAATACAAGTAAACAAATAGCAAATATTTAATTGGAGTGGGTATCTGTTACTTTCACACGTATATTAAATACATAGATAATTTTATCTCCTGGATTAATAATTTCTTAATTTAACAAGACATGTTTggaacttttatttttatatattgaattATGAGTGAGaaattctttaaagatttttaaattatgtgttatatattgttataagtgtttcacgttttatctttatataattaaaataatatttttttttacaaaacgtCAATAACGTACGTCAATaacattttgtattattattatagtaatgtaaaatactaaaatgatcaaatattattatgTTTCATATTGAAAATATccatatctaaaaattttaaccaAATGTTTACCTGAAATCTATCATGGATTTATGATTAACTAACACTCATAGTTTGAGATCATTATAaacatttaaacttttaaaaataattggaTCACAATTTGTTTTATGAAAAAAGTTTAAAgattatcaattttaattttaaaaatattatttgcatACTAAAATCAAtcctaatatatttatatacaaatacatatataatttattttatttttaatatatattttatatttcaatctaatattatatttttagtaaacATTTGTAAATATTattagccaaaaataataatttgtacTAATCTTATagtactattgtatttttatatataacaattaagtaaaatgatgatgaagagtaagtgttttgtttagtttattttaatttattccaattggagttaagaaaaaaaaagttgaaagactagcattttttataatcaatttaatatttttagtttaacaatatatttttaatttatatttttaaatattattaattaattactaaataaaaataataagactaaaagacaaataggtctctGACCTTTTAAAACagggacattttcgtccctcaagattggaaaatacatttcGATCCCCCACGTTTTAAAACGGGAGACAATTATACCCTTCTATCCGTTTTGGGCCAAAAACGGCAATGGAGCCAGCTGACATGGAGGGGCAGTGAATGACGTGACCGTTACAGTTGGTGAGGTGGATTGGGACGAAATTTTAGTGGACAATTataccctttctttctttttctctcataaacatttcatcaaacaccatGTCAGCTCCACTACCACTAACCCTTTTCCTCTTCTGcattatcatcttcttcttccattgctACATGTGCAATGactcatcatcaacaacaaccctTCAAACCCTTAAGCCCATCCTCCCAAACAAAAGCCCAGGCCCAGGCCCATCTCATCCATCAACAGCAACCATCCCTGCATTCCCTGAACAATCTGATGTCAAAGGTTGCCCCTTGACACTCTAAGATGAACTCTTTGACGGTATAAAGAATGCTTGTGgaggcggtggtggtggtggttctgaCATGGAGCTCCACCGCACACGATGCTGCCCTGTTCTTGCATCATGGTTATACTCTGCATATTCTTCCACTGCATTAACCCATAGCCATACCCACATATCATCATTGTCATATGAGATGCCATTGTTACCAGATGACTCAAAAACATGTgtgaatgacttagagaatgcaCTGAAAGTGAGAGAGATTCAGCTGAAAAGACCCAATGAGACATGTGATGTTGTGTTCTGTTTCTGTGGGATAAGGCTTCACCCTCTGAGTTGCCCAGATGCattttcaattaataaaaatGGTGAATTTGTTGGGGATAAAACTGTGAGAAGGTTAGAGAAGAATTGCATCAGTAGAACCAACAATTTCAATGGCTTTCCTGGTCTTGGTGGCTGTTCCAAGTGCTTGAACACACTCTACAACAGTTTTCTATTAATCTTTTcccaaaatagataaaaaaaaaagaagtttttgttttgatttgggGTTGTTTGATTCGCTATTTTGACTTAGAATTTGATGGATCTTTGTTGAATATGATGAATTTGAGTTCATTTTATTGATGTTGATCTTCTTCATGATTTGGTGATTTGGTAAAGTTGTGTTTGTTTTATCTTTCTGTTTGAGAGTTTGGTTACTCTCTAAGTTATCTTGCAATGTCACCATCCTTCACACGCCTTTGGAGTTTGTACGCTTCACGGAAGTCATAAGAACCAATTGAAGCCAAAGTTCTTGAAAAGGGTTACAAGGAGATGAGGGCTAGTGGCCTATTACTGAAGTTTCTTGAGGCAATTCTCAAAGCTGGAAACCGGATGAATGCCGGAATTTCTAGGGGAAATGCACAAGGTTTCAACGTAAGTGCTCTTAGGAAGCTTCCTAATGTGAAAAGCATTGATGGGAAGACTAGTTTGCTACACTTCATTGTAGAGCAGGTGGCTCAGtcagaaggaagaagagaagttATGAATCAAAAGCATAACATTCCCAAAATCAACGGTGATATAAGCAACTCCAATGAAAACAATAATAGCCTTGTGCAACACGAGACAGAGAAGGAGTATCTGATGCTTGGTTTACAAGTGTTATTGGGAGGTATAAATGATGAGTTATCTGAAGTAAAGAAAGCAGCAATATTTGATCATCAGAATTTCATTAGGATGTTATACATTCTCAATGCTCGTGTTAGCGAAATTCGAGAGATTGTAACCAAATGTTGTAGCGAGAACAATGAGAGAGGTGGATTTGTTAAGGAAATGAAAGGGTTTGTAGAGGAATGTGAGGATGAGCTTAAAGTTGTGAAAAATGAACACCTTAGGATCATGGAGCTTGTGAAGAAAACCAATGAGTATTATCTAGGAGGTGGAGGAGGATCAAATCCCTTTGAACTGTTTCTTATTGTGAGAGATCTTGTGCATGAAGAACCCCCCTCGCTCATCATGGACGATCGCACAAGCAGCGGCCATGACTTCCACCTTGCGTTTGGATGAAATAGGGCTCACTGGTGGAAACGGCGTCGTTTGGCACTTCAGGGATGAATTTGTCCAGTTAAATTTCGTCCCAATCCACCTCAGCGAGCGTAACAGCC
Encoded here:
- the LOC112748789 gene encoding norfluorocurarine synthase 1 → MESIKKHFVVVHGVCHGAWCWYKVKSALESKGHKVTALDLAACGINTKQIEQVETFSEYSEPLLELLASLAPKEMVVLVGHSFGGISIAMAMDKFPHKVEFAVFVSAFIPDTIHNPSYVLQKHTERYGNRESDNERSWCGGKTLMMLGPNTLSTMFYQHSSAEDLELAKSLVRRGSLFFEELSKAENFSKEGYGSVECAYVVCSHDLAIPVEFQQWMIQNSGVSEVRQINGADHMVMISKPQELSSCLLVIAEKAQLKKNIF
- the LOC140179091 gene encoding formin-like protein 8, with translation MRASGLLLKFLEAILKAGNRMNAGISRGNAQGFNVSALRKLPNVKSIDGKTSLLHFIVEQVAQSEGRREVMNQKHNIPKINGDISNSNENNNSLVQHETEKEYLMLGLQVLLGGINDELSEVKKAAIFDHQNFIRMLYILNARVSEIREIVTKCCSENNERGGFVKEMKGFVEECEDELKVVKNEHLRIMELVKKTNEYYLGGGGGSNPFELFLIVRDLVHEEPPSLIMDDRTSSGHDFHLAFG